The proteins below are encoded in one region of Apostichopus japonicus isolate 1M-3 chromosome 22, ASM3797524v1, whole genome shotgun sequence:
- the LOC139963723 gene encoding uncharacterized protein — protein sequence MSVASASGRRIERSIPLTTRYLQILIDVSLDYYKTIPDTTPFLDLSFCRCSKTEMTSGPSIPDMSYALLYLYKWFEECAQNDNSAQETAIEQLLIHFVEKQYTVDPPLNRATDCSSTTIDGTRFGKSLQVVMYYLINYLEVNTSDLCTDCNQQ from the exons ATGTCTGTGGCTTCGGCTTCGGGTCGGCGTATAGAAAGATCAATCCCACTCACTACTAGGTATCTTCAAATTCTTATCGACGTGTCATTGGATTACTACAAG aCTATCCCTGATACAACGCCATTCCTAGATCTAAGCTTTTGTCGGTGCAGTAAAACG GAGATGACTTCTGGTCCTAGTATACCAGACATGAGCTACGCATTACTATACTTGTACAAATGGTTCGAAGAGTGTGCTCAAAATGACAACTCAGCTCAAGAAACAGCTATTGAACAATTACTTATTCATTTCGTGGAAAAGCAGTATACAGTGGACCCTCCTCTG AATAGAGCTACCGATTGCAGCTCGACTACCATCGACGGGACTCGTTTCGGTAAAAGTCTGCAGGTTGTGATGTATTATCTGATAAATTATCTCGAAGTGAACACTTCAGATTTATGTACCGACTGCAACCAACAGTGA